A single Xylanimonas cellulosilytica DSM 15894 DNA region contains:
- a CDS encoding cystathionine beta-synthase, translating into MRYAEHISELVGGTPLVRLTSVTAGLSATVLAKVEYLNPGGSVKDRIALKMIEAAEASGELEPGGTIVEPTSGNTGVGLALVAQRKGYQCVFVCPDKVSKDKRDVLAAYGARVEVTPTAVPPEDPSSYYSVSDRLMREIPGAWKPNQYANPNGPASHYESTGPEIWDDTDGRVTHFVAGVGTGGTITGTGRYLHDVSGSRSEDDGGRVRVVGVDPAGSVYSGGDGRPYLVEGVGEDFWPAAYDPAVPDEIIAVTDAESFAMTRRLAREEALLVGGSCGMAVTAALRLAQRLEDEDPQAAAKAVIVVLLPDSGRGYMSKIFDDAWMRSYGFLDASQGATAGDVLRAKAGDLPQLVHAHPTDTVHDAIGMLREYGVSQMPVVVAEPPVKIGEVAGSLTERALLDLVFSGKAGLADPVSAHMEPRFPLVGTGEDIDAVRAALHDADALLVVEDGNPVGVLTRHDVLGFLAS; encoded by the coding sequence ATGCGCTATGCCGAGCACATCTCCGAGCTGGTAGGCGGCACCCCCCTGGTGCGGCTCACGAGCGTGACCGCAGGACTCTCCGCGACCGTCCTCGCCAAGGTCGAGTACCTCAACCCGGGCGGCTCCGTGAAGGACCGCATCGCACTCAAGATGATCGAGGCCGCCGAGGCGTCGGGGGAGCTCGAACCGGGCGGCACGATCGTCGAGCCGACGTCGGGCAACACCGGCGTCGGCCTCGCCCTCGTGGCGCAGCGCAAGGGCTACCAGTGCGTGTTCGTCTGCCCCGACAAGGTCAGCAAGGACAAGCGGGACGTGCTCGCCGCGTACGGCGCCCGCGTCGAGGTGACGCCGACGGCGGTGCCGCCCGAGGACCCGAGCTCGTACTACTCCGTCAGCGACCGCCTGATGCGCGAGATCCCGGGGGCGTGGAAGCCCAACCAGTACGCCAACCCCAACGGGCCCGCCTCGCACTACGAGTCCACCGGCCCCGAGATCTGGGACGACACCGACGGGCGGGTCACACACTTCGTCGCCGGCGTCGGCACCGGCGGCACCATCACCGGGACCGGGCGGTACCTGCACGACGTGTCCGGCTCCCGGTCCGAGGACGACGGCGGCCGGGTGCGCGTCGTCGGCGTCGACCCCGCGGGCTCGGTGTACTCGGGCGGCGACGGGCGGCCCTACCTCGTCGAGGGGGTGGGTGAGGACTTCTGGCCAGCGGCCTACGACCCCGCGGTGCCGGATGAGATCATCGCGGTCACGGACGCGGAGTCGTTCGCCATGACCCGACGGTTGGCCCGGGAGGAGGCGCTGCTGGTCGGCGGCTCCTGCGGCATGGCCGTGACGGCTGCGCTGCGCCTGGCCCAGCGGCTCGAGGACGAGGACCCGCAGGCCGCCGCGAAGGCCGTCATCGTCGTCCTGCTGCCCGACTCCGGGCGTGGGTACATGTCGAAGATCTTCGACGACGCGTGGATGCGCTCGTACGGGTTCCTCGACGCGTCGCAGGGGGCGACCGCCGGGGACGTGCTGCGCGCCAAGGCCGGCGACCTGCCCCAGCTCGTGCACGCGCACCCCACGGACACGGTCCACGACGCCATCGGGATGCTGCGCGAGTACGGTGTCTCGCAGATGCCCGTCGTCGTGGCCGAGCCGCCGGTGAAGATCGGCGAGGTCGCCGGGTCGCTCACCGAGCGCGCGCTGCTCGACCTCGTGTTCAGCGGCAAGGCCGGGCTCGCGGACCCCGTCAGCGCCCACATGGAGCCGCGGTTCCCGCTGGTCGGCACGGGTGAGGACATCGACGCGGTCCGTGCCGCGCTGCACGACGCCGACGCGCTGCTGGTGGTCGAGGACGGCAACCCCGTGGGGGTTCTGACGCGGCACGACGTGCTGGGGTTCCTTGCGAGCTGA
- a CDS encoding Bax inhibitor-1/YccA family protein, whose amino-acid sequence MSNPYFSNSDVFGEPRRQGGRQGARRPGGTGTVPGMTTTQPRYGQTAPQGGAHGAQTADAASLENLYNAPAATTADTKRLTYDDVIVKTGGLLALLVVVAAATWQIAPQIWPVGMIVGLVLGLVNAFKKNPSPVLISLYTVAQGVFLGGISYAFQNFGVNGQPVDGLVVQAVLATMVTFAAALFLYKSGRVRVTPKFTRWLMIALVGFLGFQLINLVLVWTGVLAGAGARGGTLGVVVGLVAVGLAAASLIVDFDSIKRGVEQGIPARFAWAAAFGLLVTLVWLYLEFLRLLALLQGRD is encoded by the coding sequence GTGAGCAACCCCTACTTCTCGAACAGTGACGTCTTCGGCGAGCCGCGCCGGCAGGGTGGACGCCAGGGCGCACGCCGCCCAGGCGGCACCGGCACCGTTCCCGGGATGACGACGACGCAGCCGCGCTACGGCCAGACCGCCCCCCAGGGCGGCGCCCACGGTGCGCAGACTGCCGACGCCGCCAGCCTGGAGAACCTGTACAACGCCCCGGCGGCGACGACGGCGGACACCAAGCGCCTCACCTACGACGACGTCATCGTCAAGACCGGCGGGCTCCTGGCCCTGCTCGTCGTCGTCGCGGCGGCCACGTGGCAGATCGCACCGCAGATCTGGCCGGTCGGCATGATCGTGGGCCTCGTGCTGGGCCTGGTCAACGCCTTCAAGAAGAACCCCAGCCCCGTGCTGATCAGCCTGTACACGGTGGCGCAGGGCGTGTTCCTGGGCGGCATCTCGTACGCGTTCCAGAACTTCGGCGTCAACGGCCAGCCGGTCGACGGGCTGGTCGTGCAGGCCGTGCTCGCGACCATGGTGACGTTCGCCGCCGCGCTGTTCCTCTACAAGTCCGGCCGCGTGCGCGTGACGCCCAAGTTCACCCGCTGGCTCATGATCGCGCTCGTCGGCTTCCTCGGGTTCCAGCTCATCAACCTGGTCCTCGTGTGGACCGGCGTCCTGGCGGGCGCGGGCGCTCGCGGCGGCACCCTGGGCGTCGTCGTCGGGCTCGTGGCCGTCGGCCTGGCCGCCGCGTCGCTCATCGTCGACTTCGACTCCATCAAGCGCGGCGTCGAGCAGGGCATCCCGGCCCGCTTCGCGTGGGCCGCGGCGTTCGGCCTGCTGGTCACGCTGGTCTGGCTCTACCTGGAGTTCCTGCGCCTGCTGGCGCTGCTGCAGGGCCGCGACTGA
- a CDS encoding ABC transporter ATP-binding protein, whose translation MIEAHGLTKRYGPKTAVDDITFTVRPGIVTGFLGPNGAGKSTTMRMIMGLDRPTAGAVTVNGHPYSHHKSPLTQVGALLEARAVHPGRSAEQHLRVLAATHGLPSSRVGEVIELTGLESVARKRVGGFSLGMGQRLGIASALLGDPATLILDEPVNGLDPEGVLWVRNLARYLAGQGRTVFLSSHLMSEVALTADHVIVIGRGKILADTSVKEFTSGASRRAVRVRTPGAAALVESIGRAGGTAVVLPSDDDGAAHGLLEVTGLGAPEIGELALTTGVVLHELTPVASTLEQAYMELTADSVEYRTEDVSHVDGATSHAGAPTPGTPSTTIPGTTIPGTTTDGEQR comes from the coding sequence ATGATCGAGGCACACGGCCTGACCAAGCGGTACGGCCCCAAGACGGCCGTCGACGACATCACCTTCACCGTCCGACCCGGCATCGTCACGGGCTTCCTCGGCCCCAACGGCGCCGGCAAGTCGACGACGATGCGCATGATCATGGGCCTCGACCGGCCCACGGCCGGTGCGGTGACCGTCAACGGACACCCCTACTCCCACCACAAGTCCCCGCTCACCCAGGTGGGCGCGCTGCTGGAGGCGCGCGCGGTACACCCGGGCCGCTCGGCGGAGCAGCACCTGCGCGTGCTCGCCGCGACGCACGGGCTCCCGTCGTCCCGCGTCGGCGAGGTCATCGAGCTGACCGGCCTGGAGTCGGTGGCCCGCAAGCGCGTCGGCGGCTTCTCGCTCGGCATGGGCCAGCGTCTGGGCATCGCGTCCGCGCTGCTCGGCGACCCCGCGACGCTCATCCTCGACGAGCCGGTCAACGGCCTCGACCCCGAGGGTGTGCTGTGGGTCCGCAACCTGGCCCGCTACCTGGCAGGTCAGGGCCGCACCGTGTTCCTGTCGTCGCACCTGATGAGCGAGGTGGCGCTCACCGCCGACCACGTCATCGTCATCGGCCGGGGCAAGATCCTCGCGGACACGTCCGTCAAGGAGTTCACGTCCGGTGCTTCGCGCCGGGCCGTGCGGGTGCGCACGCCCGGCGCGGCCGCGCTGGTGGAGTCGATCGGCCGCGCCGGCGGCACCGCCGTCGTGCTCCCGTCTGACGACGACGGCGCCGCGCACGGGCTGCTGGAGGTCACGGGCCTCGGTGCCCCGGAGATCGGCGAGCTGGCCCTGACCACCGGCGTCGTCCTGCACGAGCTGACGCCGGTCGCGTCCACGCTCGAGCAGGCCTACATGGAGCTGACCGCCGACTCCGTCGAGTACCGCACGGAGGACGTGTCGCACGTCGACGGCGCGACGAGCCACGCGGGGGCACCCACGCCGGGCACACCGAGCACCACGATCCCGGGCACCACGATCCCGGGCACGACCACCGACGGAGAGCAGCGATGA
- a CDS encoding ABC transporter permease subunit: protein MSAATTTFDSPFAGSKVTFPRLLVSEWRKLWSLRSTWWVLGITVLLIIGFALIFSAAVAGQLSDPDLQAEVGGLFSPTLFVTIGYSFAALVAAALGAIAMTGEYSTGMIRATLSAAPTRLPVLWSKLVVIGVVVFLVVAVSTAVAYLVTDPILANHDVTVDLSDSTQLRSLIGVPLYVTMVALLAVAVGVLVRSTPGTIVIVVGLFFLVPGIIGGIAGATGQAWAENINKWLPSAAGERIVTQVGDVAPINGPAGPGMSLPLFDAWPGYGVLAAYTVVLIAAAAFVIKRRDA, encoded by the coding sequence ATGAGCGCGGCCACCACCACCTTCGACTCCCCCTTCGCCGGCTCGAAGGTCACGTTCCCCCGACTGCTGGTCTCCGAGTGGCGCAAGCTGTGGAGCCTGCGCTCCACCTGGTGGGTGCTGGGCATCACGGTCCTGCTGATCATCGGCTTCGCGCTGATCTTCTCGGCGGCCGTCGCCGGCCAGCTCAGCGACCCCGACCTGCAGGCCGAGGTGGGCGGACTCTTCTCGCCGACCCTGTTCGTCACGATCGGGTACTCCTTTGCCGCGCTCGTCGCCGCGGCACTGGGCGCGATCGCGATGACGGGCGAGTACTCGACGGGCATGATCCGGGCGACGCTCTCCGCGGCCCCCACGCGCCTGCCCGTCCTGTGGTCCAAGCTCGTGGTCATCGGCGTCGTCGTCTTCCTCGTCGTGGCGGTGTCGACGGCGGTGGCGTACCTGGTGACGGACCCGATCCTCGCCAACCACGACGTGACCGTCGACCTGTCCGACTCCACCCAGCTGCGCTCGCTCATCGGCGTCCCGCTGTACGTGACGATGGTGGCGCTGCTCGCCGTCGCCGTCGGGGTGCTCGTACGCAGCACGCCGGGCACGATCGTCATCGTCGTCGGACTGTTCTTCCTGGTGCCGGGCATCATCGGCGGCATCGCCGGCGCCACCGGGCAGGCCTGGGCGGAGAACATCAACAAGTGGCTGCCGAGCGCGGCGGGCGAGCGGATCGTCACGCAGGTCGGCGACGTGGCCCCCATCAACGGCCCGGCAGGGCCCGGCATGAGCCTGCCGCTCTTCGACGCGTGGCCGGGTTACGGCGTGCTCGCGGCCTACACGGTCGTGCTGATCGCCGCCGCGGCCTTCGTCATCAAGCGCCGCGACGCCTGA
- a CDS encoding MFS transporter: MPTRDEPNKTAIYATALTAFFAIAGIGVVDPILPVIGAEIGATTWQIELLFTAYIAVMAVFMIPVTISTGRFGYKKVLAAGVGVVAVAAIAASFAGSIGALAALRGLWGLGNAMFFVTAMVLLIALARDREWVVELYEACLGLGLALGPLIGGLLGQISWRVPFFACGVFMIGALVLAVTRLKDPAERPAPLTVRRAFAAFRRPAFVVVAIVVATYNFVFFTVLGFGPVALGLGVVPLGLVFTGWGAGLAVGILVIGHRLAHRVGAVPTVGAAFVVLLATLVGLALSPATWFSIAMLVVAGLCMGVTNANVTDLALATGDPERRVTTGAFNVVRWGFAAPAPVVSGLLAEHVGMSSPFWVAAVVLTVGIVVLVVFRRRIEAAATADDVEAEVGTPEEALAVL, from the coding sequence GTGCCCACACGCGACGAACCGAACAAGACAGCCATCTACGCCACCGCCCTGACAGCGTTCTTCGCGATCGCCGGCATCGGCGTCGTCGATCCGATCCTGCCGGTCATCGGCGCGGAGATCGGCGCGACGACATGGCAGATCGAGCTGCTCTTCACCGCCTACATCGCGGTCATGGCCGTCTTCATGATCCCGGTGACCATCTCGACCGGCCGGTTCGGGTACAAGAAGGTTCTGGCCGCCGGGGTGGGCGTCGTCGCCGTCGCGGCGATCGCGGCCTCGTTCGCCGGGTCGATCGGTGCGCTCGCCGCGCTGCGCGGCCTGTGGGGCCTCGGCAACGCGATGTTCTTCGTGACTGCGATGGTGCTGCTCATCGCGCTGGCCAGAGACCGTGAGTGGGTCGTCGAGCTGTACGAGGCGTGCCTCGGCCTGGGACTCGCGCTCGGCCCGCTGATCGGCGGGCTGCTCGGGCAGATCTCGTGGCGGGTGCCCTTCTTCGCCTGCGGCGTGTTCATGATCGGCGCGCTCGTCCTGGCGGTGACCCGGCTCAAGGATCCCGCCGAGCGCCCGGCCCCGCTGACGGTGCGCCGCGCGTTCGCCGCGTTCCGCCGCCCGGCGTTCGTCGTCGTCGCGATCGTCGTGGCCACCTACAACTTCGTGTTCTTCACGGTGCTCGGGTTCGGCCCGGTGGCGCTCGGCCTGGGCGTCGTACCCCTCGGCCTGGTGTTCACGGGGTGGGGCGCGGGCCTCGCCGTCGGCATCCTCGTCATCGGACACCGCCTGGCGCACCGAGTCGGCGCGGTGCCGACGGTGGGTGCCGCGTTCGTGGTGCTGCTCGCCACGCTCGTGGGCCTGGCGCTGTCGCCCGCGACGTGGTTCTCGATCGCCATGCTCGTCGTCGCCGGTCTGTGCATGGGCGTGACCAACGCCAACGTCACCGACCTGGCCCTGGCCACCGGCGACCCCGAGCGCCGCGTCACGACGGGTGCGTTCAACGTGGTGCGCTGGGGGTTCGCTGCCCCGGCGCCCGTGGTCTCGGGCCTGCTCGCCGAGCACGTCGGCATGTCGTCGCCGTTCTGGGTGGCGGCGGTCGTCCTGACGGTGGGCATCGTGGTCCTCGTCGTCTTCCGCCGCCGCATCGAGGCGGCCGCGACGGCCGACGACGTCGAGGCCGAGGTCGGCACCCCGGAAGAGGCCCTGGCGGTGCTGTGA
- a CDS encoding NAD(P)/FAD-dependent oxidoreductase produces MPQNDLTSVTPAQDAAGSHRTRKVPRIVVLGGGSVGLYVARRLRKKLRKSDAAIVVVDPRPYMTYAPFLPEAGAGNIEARDVVAPHRWALKGVDVLQGKVTGIEHGAKKVTIQPEAGEAYEVTYDELVVGLGSVSRTLPIPGLAEAAIGFKNVEEAIAVRNHVLNRMDVASSTWDADLRKRMLTFTFVGGGFAGVEAIAEIEDMARYATRNYATITPEDLRFVMIEGSGRILPEVSEPMGLWALEEMKKRGIEFHLNTFLSSCVDGHVKTSTGVEFESDTIVWTAGVKANPVLKDASDLPVDKLGRVIVLPTLEVADEDGNVVADAWSAGDCAAVPDVLNPGKFCPPNAQHAIREAKKLADNIVAKRAGHVPVEYKHKSVGVVASLGLYKGVAELFGFLKLRGFLAWAAHRAYHVMAMPTGNRKIRIIIGWIGQFLMGREIVSLGSVHDPRDEFRKAAVPPAPAGTKVEQKAESSAETAAEGHPVEVQ; encoded by the coding sequence ATGCCTCAGAACGACCTGACCTCGGTCACCCCTGCCCAGGATGCGGCGGGTTCCCACCGCACCCGCAAGGTTCCGCGCATCGTGGTGCTCGGTGGCGGCTCCGTCGGGCTGTACGTCGCGCGCCGCCTGCGCAAGAAGCTGCGCAAGTCCGACGCCGCGATCGTCGTCGTCGACCCCCGCCCGTACATGACCTACGCCCCGTTCCTCCCGGAGGCCGGCGCGGGCAACATCGAGGCGCGTGACGTCGTCGCCCCGCACCGCTGGGCGCTCAAGGGCGTGGACGTGCTGCAGGGCAAGGTCACGGGGATCGAGCACGGCGCCAAGAAGGTCACCATCCAGCCCGAGGCGGGCGAGGCGTACGAGGTCACGTACGACGAGCTGGTCGTGGGCCTCGGGTCCGTGTCGCGCACGCTGCCCATCCCCGGGCTCGCGGAGGCGGCCATCGGCTTCAAGAACGTGGAGGAGGCCATCGCGGTCCGCAACCACGTGCTCAACCGCATGGACGTCGCCTCCTCGACGTGGGACGCCGACCTGCGCAAGCGGATGCTCACGTTCACGTTCGTCGGCGGCGGCTTCGCCGGCGTCGAGGCGATCGCCGAGATCGAGGACATGGCCCGCTACGCGACGCGCAACTACGCGACGATCACCCCCGAGGACCTGCGCTTCGTGATGATCGAGGGCTCGGGCCGCATCCTGCCGGAGGTCTCCGAGCCGATGGGCCTGTGGGCCCTGGAAGAGATGAAGAAGCGCGGCATCGAGTTCCACCTCAACACGTTCCTGTCGTCGTGCGTGGACGGTCACGTCAAGACGTCGACGGGCGTGGAGTTCGAGTCGGACACCATCGTGTGGACGGCCGGCGTCAAGGCGAACCCGGTGCTCAAGGACGCGTCCGACCTGCCCGTCGACAAGCTCGGCCGCGTCATCGTGCTGCCGACGCTCGAGGTTGCGGACGAGGACGGCAACGTCGTCGCCGACGCGTGGTCCGCGGGTGACTGCGCGGCCGTGCCGGACGTGCTCAACCCGGGCAAGTTCTGCCCGCCGAACGCGCAGCACGCGATCCGTGAGGCCAAGAAGCTGGCCGACAACATCGTCGCCAAGCGTGCCGGTCACGTGCCGGTCGAGTACAAGCACAAGAGCGTCGGCGTCGTCGCCTCGCTGGGCCTGTACAAGGGTGTTGCGGAGCTGTTCGGCTTCCTCAAGCTGCGCGGCTTCCTCGCCTGGGCGGCGCACCGCGCCTACCACGTGATGGCGATGCCGACGGGCAACCGCAAGATCCGCATCATCATCGGCTGGATCGGACAGTTCCTCATGGGCCGCGAGATCGTCTCGCTCGGTTCCGTGCACGACCCGCGCGACGAGTTCCGCAAGGCGGCCGTGCCGCCCGCGCCGGCCGGCACCAAGGTCGAGCAGAAGGCGGAGTCGTCCGCCGAGACGGCGGCCGAGGGGCACCCGGTCGAGGTCCAGTAG
- a CDS encoding PadR family transcriptional regulator, giving the protein MDMTQLLKGVLDAAVLAVVEAEDGYGYDVVRRLRSQGLDDVGDASVYGTLRRLYAAGALTSYVLPSAEGPHRKYYGITPLGRQMLTTQRKEWQEFVGALGGLLGTQRNEAA; this is encoded by the coding sequence ATGGACATGACACAGCTGCTCAAAGGTGTGCTCGACGCGGCGGTGCTCGCCGTGGTCGAGGCGGAGGACGGGTACGGGTACGACGTCGTGCGCCGCCTGAGATCCCAAGGGCTCGACGACGTCGGGGACGCCTCGGTGTACGGCACGCTCCGGCGGCTCTACGCGGCCGGCGCGCTGACCAGCTATGTGCTGCCGTCCGCCGAGGGGCCGCACCGCAAGTACTACGGCATCACGCCGCTCGGTCGGCAGATGCTCACCACCCAGCGCAAGGAATGGCAGGAGTTCGTCGGCGCGCTCGGCGGCCTGCTCGGCACCCAGAGGAACGAGGCGGCGTGA
- a CDS encoding Ppx/GppA phosphatase family protein, producing the protein MNLPASAPAGARRVAAVDCGTNSLRLLVADVADDGTLTEVDRRTTIVRLGQGVDRSGELAPEALERTVDATRQYAQVIEALGAEAVRFVATSATRDARNRDAFFDGIRAALGVEAEVISGDEEAQLSFLGATGPMSATHEAPFLVVDLGGGSTELVLGRSTPEAAVSMDVGSVRLTERHLHTSPPTADEVAAARADVHAALDAATTGAGGVPLGRTTTLVGLAGSVTSVTAFALGLREYDRSRIGGAVLTVDDTLRACEGLLAMSRDERLALGFLQPLRADVVGAGALIWAEVIRRVRDEVAAVGGTLTHVVTSEHDILDGIALSIR; encoded by the coding sequence GTGAATCTGCCTGCCTCCGCTCCCGCCGGCGCCCGGCGTGTCGCCGCCGTCGACTGCGGCACCAACTCCCTGCGACTCCTCGTGGCCGACGTCGCCGACGACGGCACGCTGACCGAGGTGGACCGCCGCACGACGATCGTGCGGCTGGGGCAGGGCGTGGACCGCTCCGGCGAGCTCGCCCCCGAGGCCCTCGAGCGCACCGTCGACGCGACGCGCCAGTACGCGCAGGTGATCGAGGCGCTGGGCGCCGAGGCGGTCCGCTTCGTCGCCACGTCGGCGACGCGCGACGCCCGCAACCGGGACGCGTTCTTCGACGGCATCCGCGCTGCCCTCGGGGTCGAGGCCGAGGTGATCTCGGGGGACGAGGAGGCGCAGCTCTCGTTCCTCGGGGCCACCGGCCCGATGAGCGCCACCCACGAGGCGCCGTTCCTCGTCGTCGACCTGGGCGGCGGCTCCACCGAGCTGGTGCTCGGGCGCTCGACGCCGGAGGCCGCGGTCTCCATGGACGTCGGCTCCGTCCGGCTCACGGAACGTCATCTGCACACCAGCCCGCCGACGGCGGACGAGGTCGCGGCCGCCCGCGCGGACGTGCACGCCGCCCTCGACGCCGCCACCACGGGAGCCGGGGGAGTGCCGCTCGGACGCACCACGACGCTCGTCGGGCTCGCCGGCTCGGTCACGTCGGTGACGGCCTTCGCGCTGGGCCTGCGCGAGTACGACCGCAGCCGCATCGGCGGCGCGGTGCTCACGGTCGATGACACGCTGCGCGCCTGCGAGGGCCTGCTCGCCATGTCCCGCGACGAGCGCCTCGCCCTCGGCTTCCTGCAGCCCTTGCGGGCCGACGTCGTCGGCGCGGGTGCGCTGATCTGGGCCGAGGTGATCCGCCGCGTGCGCGACGAGGTCGCCGCCGTGGGCGGGACGCTCACCCACGTCGTCACCAGCGAGCACGACATCCTGGACGGCATCGCCCTCTCGATCCGGTAG
- a CDS encoding DUF501 domain-containing protein, protein MTDAVPETPSPDGSAVTPADLEVLAEQLGREARGVAGIAARCVCGRPLVARTLPRLPDGTPFPTTYYLTHPRAVAAASTLETSGLMKEMSERLTQDEELAAAYARAHESYLADREELGHVDEIDGISAGGMPTRVKCLHVLMAHALARPGVNPLGDEVLERAAPMWSRDRCTC, encoded by the coding sequence GTGACCGACGCCGTCCCTGAGACCCCCAGCCCCGACGGCTCCGCCGTCACTCCCGCCGACCTCGAGGTGCTCGCGGAGCAGCTCGGGCGGGAGGCCCGCGGCGTCGCCGGCATCGCCGCGCGGTGCGTGTGCGGCCGCCCGCTGGTGGCGCGCACGCTGCCCCGCCTGCCGGACGGGACGCCCTTCCCGACGACGTACTACCTGACGCACCCGCGCGCGGTCGCGGCCGCCTCGACGCTCGAGACGAGCGGTCTGATGAAGGAGATGTCGGAGCGGCTCACGCAGGACGAGGAGCTGGCCGCGGCGTACGCGAGGGCGCACGAGTCGTACCTCGCCGACCGCGAGGAGCTGGGGCACGTCGACGAGATCGACGGGATCTCCGCCGGCGGCATGCCCACGCGCGTCAAGTGCCTGCACGTGCTGATGGCCCACGCTCTGGCCCGCCCGGGCGTCAACCCGCTGGGCGACGAGGTGCTGGAGCGGGCCGCCCCGATGTGGTCCCGCGACCGCTGCACCTGCTGA
- a CDS encoding FtsB family cell division protein has product MRAILNRPGGPARGDRRRAHNGLVLPEVVTVRLLVLSVVVLIAAVLLVPTVRAAVQQSMELHQLRGELEARQAQADGLQRELERWEDGAFIERQARERLLYVMPGDNVWRTIGGEDVVEDIDPATGKQVEAGVVGGHGGAGTPWYATLWDSVQVADGPRTPDAVPAETGDDAETAGEPGESGEDGEDGGDGAKGDDGDRAGG; this is encoded by the coding sequence GTGCGCGCGATCCTCAACCGGCCGGGCGGCCCGGCCCGCGGCGATCGTCGTCGGGCCCACAACGGGCTGGTGCTCCCCGAGGTGGTCACGGTCCGGCTGCTGGTGCTCTCCGTCGTCGTGCTCATCGCCGCGGTGCTGCTGGTGCCGACGGTGCGTGCGGCGGTGCAGCAGTCCATGGAGCTGCACCAGCTCCGGGGCGAGCTGGAGGCGCGGCAGGCGCAGGCGGACGGGCTGCAGCGTGAGCTGGAGCGGTGGGAGGACGGTGCGTTCATCGAGCGGCAGGCGCGCGAGCGGCTGCTGTACGTCATGCCGGGTGACAACGTGTGGCGCACCATCGGCGGCGAGGACGTGGTCGAGGACATCGACCCGGCGACGGGCAAGCAGGTCGAGGCGGGCGTCGTCGGCGGGCACGGCGGGGCGGGCACGCCGTGGTACGCGACGCTGTGGGACTCGGTCCAGGTGGCGGACGGCCCGCGGACGCCCGATGCCGTGCCGGCGGAGACGGGCGACGACGCCGAGACCGCGGGGGAGCCGGGCGAGTCCGGCGAGGACGGCGAGGACGGCGGCGACGGCGCGAAGGGCGACGACGGCGACAGGGCGGGCGGGTAG